A region of the Actinomycetes bacterium genome:
TCGTGCCGTTCACCCGGATCGGCCGGCTGCGGCTGCCGGTCGGGACGCTCGACGTGTGGTGGCTGGAGTCGTACGGCGGTGGGGTGTTCGTGCCGGTCAAGGACGCCGGCGCCGGGCGGACCACCTACGGCGGTGGCCGCTACCTGCTGGACACGGTCAAGGGCGCCGACCTCGGCGGCGGCGGCGCCGGCACCCTGGTGGTGGACCTCAACTTCGCCTACAACCCGTCCTGCGCCTACGACCCGGCCTGGGCCTGCCCGCTGGCGCCGCCCGGCAATACGCTGGCAGTCGACGTGCTCGCCGGAGAGCTGTCAGGGTGAGGACGACGGATAGCTCGTCCTCACCCTGACAAGTCCTCAGATGAGGCTCTTGGACTTCAGCCAGTCGGTGGCGACCTTGGCCGGGTCCGCGCCGTCGATGTCGACCTGCTTGTTCATCGCGATCAGCTCGTCGGTCGTGAGCGCCGCCGCGACGCCGTTGAGGGCCGCGGTCAGCGCGTCCGAGGCCACCTTGCTGTTCACCACGGCCACCACGTTGTCCGCGTTCTGCAGGTGCTTGTCGTCGGTGAGCACCTTGAGCCCGAAGGCGTCGATCCCGCCGTCCGAGCTGAACACCAGGCCGATCTGGATCTGGCCCTGCTGCAGGGCCTTCTTGGTCAGCGGCCCCCCGGCGTCCAGTGACTTGAACCCGGTGAACTTCAGGCCGTACGTCTTCTCCAGACCGGGCTGGCAGTAGGGACGCTGCGGGCACTCCGGCGGGCCGCCGAGCACGAGCGGCCCGGTGTAGCCGGCCAGGTCGGACAACGTGGTCAGGTTGTTCTTGGTCGCGAAGTCTTTGGTCACGGCGAAGGCGTTCTGGTCGGCGGCCTGGGACGGCTGCAGCACGGTCAGCCCCCTCGGCCCGGCCAGCGCCTGGGCGGCCGTCAGGGTCGACTGCACGTCACCGGACGCCTTCGCCGCGGCGCTCGCCCCGTTCACCTTCTTGTTGAGGAACTCGGTGAAGGTCGCGAGGTACTCGGGCACGACGTCGACGCCGCCGTCGGCCGAGCCCTTCTCCAGGGCCGGCTCCACCACCTCGCGGGCACCGATGGACTTCACGGTGGCCTGGTACCCGGCCTTGTCGAGCACCTGGGCATACATGTTCGCCAACAGCTGGCTCTCCCCGAAGTTGAACGCCGCCACGACGACGGGCCCGCCCGCCGACGGCGAGGTGGACGCCGATGACGACCCGCCGGACGACGAGCAGGCGGCCAGTCCGAGTCCCACGACTGTGAGTGCCGCTACCAGCACCAACAGCCGACCACGTCCGCGCATCACGCACCGCCTTCTGTGTCCCGCGGGTGGGGCTGGAGGAACAACCCGCGCGTGTCCGGCGGAGCGCGGCTGCGCCCCGCGTGGTCCCACCCCAGCACGACCAGCCCCGGCCCGGCAATGCCGGAGCCGGTCAC
Encoded here:
- a CDS encoding DUF1684 domain-containing protein, producing MSLDVLDWRRRVGALYAQVRATLDPEEAHARWRAGRDELFAHHPASPLRPADRASFRRLRYAPYDPALRFEAVVDRVDPDPEPASWSVPSRTDGVVPFTRIGRLRLPVGTLDVWWLESYGGGVFVPVKDAGAGRTTYGGGRYLLDTVKGADLGGGGAGTLVVDLNFAYNPSCAYDPAWACPLAPPGNTLAVDVLAGELSG
- a CDS encoding ABC transporter substrate-binding protein; translation: MGLGLAACSSSGGSSSASTSPSAGGPVVVAAFNFGESQLLANMYAQVLDKAGYQATVKSIGAREVVEPALEKGSADGGVDVVPEYLATFTEFLNKKVNGASAAAKASGDVQSTLTAAQALAGPRGLTVLQPSQAADQNAFAVTKDFATKNNLTTLSDLAGYTGPLVLGGPPECPQRPYCQPGLEKTYGLKFTGFKSLDAGGPLTKKALQQGQIQIGLVFSSDGGIDAFGLKVLTDDKHLQNADNVVAVVNSKVASDALTAALNGVAAALTTDELIAMNKQVDIDGADPAKVATDWLKSKSLI